The following DNA comes from Terriglobales bacterium.
TTCCACGTGCTCTGCCAGGAGGCCGGCATCCACGCCCACGACGTCGGCTTCGTGGTGGGCACCGGCTATGGCCGCTACAACATCTCCTTCGGCAACGCCCAGATGACCGAGATCTCCTGCCACGCACGCGGCGCCCACTTCGTCTTCCCCAACACCCGCACCGTCATCGATATGGGCGGGCAGGACTCCAAGGCCATCAGCGTGGGCGCGAGCGGCGAGGTCCTCGACTTCGTCATGAACGACAAGTGCGCCGCCGGCACCGGCCGCTTCCTGGCCAACGCCGCCGAGGTCATGGGCATCCGTCTCGACGAGGTCGGGCCCCTCTCCCTCCAGGCCCTGCAGCCGGTCAAGATCACCACCGTCTGCACCGTCTTCGTCGAGTCCGACATCCTTTCCTACCTTGCCCAGGGCAAGAAGGGGGAGGACATCCTGGGCGGAGTGCACCAGGCCATCGCCAAGCGCACCGTCTCGCTGGCCCGCCGCGTGCCCATCGAGCCCGCCATCACCCTCACCGGCGGCGTCGCCCGCAACATCGGCATGGTGCGCGCTCTCGAAGACGTGCTCGGCGCCCAGCTCCAGGTCAGCCCCGACGCCCACTTCATCGGCGCCATCGGCGCCGCTATCTTCGCCCTGGAAAAGCTCGACCGCAGCTTCGAATCCGATATCTGGAGCCCTGAACATGCGCCACACGGCAGGAATTGACGTCGGCACCGGCCTGACCAAGGCGGTCATCCTGGCCGCCGGCTCGAACGGCGCGCCCCCCACGGTGCTCGCCCGCGCCCTCACCCGCACCGGAGTGGAG
Coding sequences within:
- a CDS encoding acyl-CoA dehydratase activase; this translates as MRVAAGVDVGSTQTKAILMEENARPQIMARALVDTGANVRKAAEHAFHVLCQEAGIHAHDVGFVVGTGYGRYNISFGNAQMTEISCHARGAHFVFPNTRTVIDMGGQDSKAISVGASGEVLDFVMNDKCAAGTGRFLANAAEVMGIRLDEVGPLSLQALQPVKITTVCTVFVESDILSYLAQGKKGEDILGGVHQAIAKRTVSLARRVPIEPAITLTGGVARNIGMVRALEDVLGAQLQVSPDAHFIGAIGAAIFALEKLDRSFESDIWSPEHAPHGRN